The following coding sequences are from one Virgibacillus necropolis window:
- a CDS encoding bifunctional 2-methylcitrate dehydratase/aconitate hydratase: protein MITLTTDTDHLLNEIAEYVLNGKIDNDGAIETASHVLMDTLGCGFLALRYPACTKHLGPIVPGTVVPNGSRVPGTQFELDPVQAAFNIGTMVRWLDYNDTWLAAEWGHPSDNLGGILAVADYVSRKNIADGRAPLTMEEVLISMVKAHEIQGILALENSLNRHGLDHVLYVKVATTAVVTQMLGGTREEIINALSNAWIDNSSLRTYRHFPNAGSRKSWAAGDATSRGVRLALMAVHGEMGYKTALSAKGWGFEDVLFGGKKLVLGQPLGSYVMENILFKISYPAEFHAQTAAECAVKLHNETAGRIDKIDKIVITTHESAIRIIDKTGPLYNPADRDHCLQYITAIGLLFGDITADHYEEKTAQNPRVDQLRDKMEVVESEQYSIDYLDSEKRSIANAVQVFFQDGTSSEKVVREYPLGHRFRRKEGIPKLMTKLKANLQTRFPEKQTAEIYAICQDLPYLKNMYVHDFMNKLVI, encoded by the coding sequence ATGATAACACTTACTACAGATACGGATCATTTACTTAATGAAATAGCAGAGTATGTGTTAAATGGAAAAATTGATAATGATGGTGCTATTGAGACGGCGTCACATGTTTTAATGGACACATTAGGTTGTGGGTTCTTAGCGTTAAGATATCCAGCGTGTACAAAACATCTTGGTCCAATTGTTCCAGGTACAGTTGTTCCAAATGGAAGTAGGGTTCCAGGTACACAATTTGAGTTAGATCCTGTTCAAGCAGCATTTAATATTGGAACAATGGTGCGATGGCTTGATTATAATGATACGTGGCTTGCAGCAGAATGGGGCCATCCTTCCGATAATTTAGGTGGAATATTAGCTGTTGCTGATTATGTAAGTCGGAAGAATATTGCAGATGGTAGGGCACCCCTTACAATGGAAGAGGTATTGATTTCAATGGTTAAGGCACATGAAATTCAGGGGATTTTAGCATTGGAAAATAGTTTGAATCGGCATGGTCTTGATCATGTGCTATATGTAAAAGTAGCTACCACGGCAGTTGTAACTCAAATGCTTGGTGGAACGAGGGAAGAAATTATTAATGCGTTATCAAATGCATGGATTGATAATTCAAGCTTACGTACTTACCGTCATTTCCCTAATGCGGGATCACGTAAATCCTGGGCTGCTGGTGATGCCACTAGTCGTGGCGTACGATTAGCACTAATGGCTGTTCATGGGGAAATGGGCTATAAAACAGCTCTTTCTGCAAAAGGCTGGGGATTTGAAGATGTGTTATTCGGTGGCAAGAAACTAGTATTAGGACAACCACTTGGTTCGTATGTAATGGAAAATATTCTTTTTAAAATTTCATACCCTGCAGAATTTCATGCTCAAACAGCAGCAGAATGTGCAGTAAAATTACACAATGAAACAGCAGGTCGAATTGATAAAATAGATAAAATTGTAATTACGACACATGAGTCTGCAATCCGTATCATTGATAAAACAGGACCGTTATATAATCCAGCAGATCGTGATCATTGTCTTCAATACATAACAGCTATTGGGCTGCTTTTCGGAGATATTACAGCAGACCATTATGAAGAGAAAACGGCGCAAAACCCACGTGTTGACCAACTACGTGATAAAATGGAAGTGGTAGAAAGTGAGCAATACTCGATTGATTATTTAGATTCCGAAAAACGTTCGATTGCAAATGCAGTTCAGGTTTTCTTTCAAGACGGAACATCTAGCGAAAAAGTTGTACGAGAATATCCATTAGGTCACCGTTTTCGTCGTAAAGAAGGAATTCCGAAATTAATGACTAAATTAAAAGCAAATCTGCAAACGAGATTTCCAGAAAAGCAAACAGCTGAAATTTATGCAATTTGTCAGGATCTTCCTTATTTAAAAAATATGTATGTTCATGATTTTATGAACAAATTGGTCATATAA